In Streptomyces ambofaciens ATCC 23877, a single genomic region encodes these proteins:
- a CDS encoding transglycosylase family protein, with protein MLFSGKGKHRRPSKATRVIAVAGVTGAAVAAPLMAAGNASAATASEWDAVAQCESGGNWSINTGNGYYGGLQFSASTWAGYGGTQYASTADQASKAQQIEIAEKVLAGQGKGAWPVCGTGLSGAAYTGGGSGESQDSGSASSEGSQSQSSGSTADRSAEQKASRSEERPAAEKPAEKKTVTTPTGEKVEKGDGEYKVVKGDTLSSIAQEHDVKGGWAKLFKLNDDIVDEADLIYPGQQLHLK; from the coding sequence ATGCTGTTTTCCGGCAAGGGCAAGCACCGTCGCCCGTCCAAGGCCACCCGTGTCATCGCCGTCGCCGGTGTCACCGGTGCCGCCGTCGCCGCCCCGCTGATGGCGGCCGGCAACGCCTCCGCCGCCACCGCCTCCGAGTGGGACGCCGTCGCCCAGTGCGAGTCCGGCGGCAACTGGTCCATCAACACGGGCAACGGCTACTACGGCGGTCTGCAGTTCTCCGCCTCCACCTGGGCCGGCTACGGCGGTACGCAGTACGCCTCGACCGCCGACCAGGCGAGCAAGGCGCAGCAGATCGAGATCGCCGAGAAGGTGCTCGCGGGCCAGGGCAAGGGTGCCTGGCCGGTCTGCGGCACCGGCCTTTCGGGTGCCGCGTACACCGGTGGCGGCTCCGGCGAGAGCCAGGACAGCGGCTCCGCCAGCTCCGAGGGCTCGCAGAGCCAGAGCAGCGGCTCCACCGCCGACCGCTCCGCCGAGCAGAAGGCCTCCCGCTCCGAGGAGCGCCCGGCCGCCGAGAAGCCGGCCGAGAAGAAGACCGTCACCACCCCGACCGGCGAGAAGGTCGAGAAGGGCGACGGCGAGTACAAGGTCGTCAAGGGTGACACCCTCAGCTCGATCGCCCAGGAGCACGACGTCAAGGGCGGCTGGGCCAAGCTGTTCAAGCTCAACGACGACATCGTCGACGAGGCCGACCTGATCTACCCGGGCCAGCAGCTGCACCTGAAGTAA
- a CDS encoding transglycosylase family protein, giving the protein MLSGNGRHRRPRQAPALVVAAGVTGSAIAIPLLGATGAHAADGANWDRVAECETGGAWSQNSGNGYYGGLQLSQDVWEQYGGLDYAPSADQASRSQQIRIAERLHADQGITAWPTCALLAGLGNDSGTSAGGTGSAGEGSSQAPDGSGAPTASETPGSSGTGSAGSSGSAEASGRTSGGSPSATRSATPDSPSADADESAKSDTTAGNGPSATVDPQESDRPSTATTKGDETDKAGQSEGSSSLTDTAGSGVGKHRGDRAEEGVAEGRGSDASGRHASRGEDEARGLVDGSYTVRSGDSLWGIADSLEVDGGWRSLYVGNKEVVGTDPDHILPGQTLTVVGESGEK; this is encoded by the coding sequence ATGCTCTCCGGGAACGGTCGTCACCGCCGCCCCCGCCAGGCTCCCGCCCTGGTCGTCGCCGCCGGAGTGACGGGCTCCGCCATCGCGATCCCGCTGCTCGGCGCCACCGGCGCGCACGCGGCCGACGGGGCGAACTGGGACCGGGTCGCCGAGTGCGAGACCGGTGGCGCCTGGAGCCAGAACAGCGGCAACGGCTACTACGGCGGTCTGCAGCTGTCGCAGGACGTCTGGGAGCAGTACGGCGGCCTGGACTACGCGCCCAGCGCCGATCAGGCCAGTCGCTCGCAGCAGATAAGAATCGCCGAGAGGCTCCACGCGGACCAGGGCATCACCGCCTGGCCGACCTGTGCTCTGCTCGCGGGTCTGGGCAACGACTCGGGCACGTCGGCCGGCGGCACGGGGTCGGCGGGTGAGGGCTCGTCGCAGGCGCCGGACGGCTCGGGGGCGCCGACCGCGTCCGAGACGCCCGGGAGCTCCGGCACCGGGTCGGCCGGATCCTCCGGTTCGGCCGAGGCGTCGGGGCGGACCTCCGGGGGGTCGCCTTCGGCCACGCGCTCGGCGACGCCTGACTCCCCGTCGGCCGACGCGGACGAATCGGCCAAGTCCGACACGACGGCCGGAAACGGCCCATCGGCGACCGTCGACCCGCAGGAGTCCGACAGGCCGTCCACGGCCACCACCAAGGGCGACGAAACGGACAAGGCGGGGCAGAGTGAGGGCTCTTCGTCCCTCACCGACACCGCGGGATCCGGTGTGGGCAAGCACCGCGGCGACCGGGCCGAGGAAGGGGTGGCGGAGGGCCGCGGGTCCGACGCGTCGGGGCGGCACGCCTCGCGCGGTGAGGACGAGGCGCGAGGGCTCGTGGACGGCTCGTACACCGTCCGTTCCGGCGACAGCCTCTGGGGCATCGCCGACTCCCTTGAGGTCGACGGCGGGTGGCGCTCGCTGTACGTCGGCAACAAGGAGGTCGTCGGCACCGACCCGGACCACATCCTGCCCGGTCAGACGCTCACGGTCGTGGGCGAATCAGGCGAAAAGTAG
- a CDS encoding cytochrome P450 family protein, which produces MTGHPPRPGAGGPVPELFTWEFASDPYPAYAWLREHAPVHRTRLPSGVEAWLVTRYADARQALADPRLSKNPAHHAEPAHARGKTGIPGERKAELMTHLLNIDPPDHTRLRRLVSKAFTPRRVAEFAPRVQELADGLIDRFAATGSADLIHEFAFPLPIYAICDLLGVPREDQDDFRDWAGMMIRHGGGPRGGVARSVKKMRGYLADLIHRKRAALTPEPGPGEDLISGLIRASDHGEHLTENEAAAMAFILLFAGFETTVNLVGNGTYALLTHPEQRARLQSSLADGERALLETGVEELLRYDGPVELATWRFATRPLTLGGQDIAAGDPVLVVLAAADRDPERFTDPDTLDLSRSDSQHLGYGHGIHYCLGAPLARLEGQTALATLLTRLPDLSLAADPAQLRWRGGLIMRGLRTLPVSFTPVAPMAGDVSTSPQK; this is translated from the coding sequence GTGACCGGCCATCCGCCCCGCCCCGGCGCCGGGGGTCCCGTCCCCGAGCTGTTCACCTGGGAGTTCGCGAGCGACCCCTACCCCGCGTACGCGTGGCTGCGCGAGCACGCCCCCGTGCACCGGACGCGGCTGCCCAGCGGTGTGGAGGCCTGGCTGGTCACCCGGTACGCCGACGCCAGGCAGGCCCTCGCCGACCCGCGGCTGTCCAAGAACCCGGCCCACCACGCCGAGCCCGCGCACGCCAGGGGCAAGACCGGCATCCCGGGGGAGCGCAAGGCCGAACTGATGACCCACCTGCTGAACATCGACCCGCCGGACCACACCCGGCTGCGCCGACTGGTCAGCAAGGCCTTCACCCCGCGCCGCGTGGCCGAGTTCGCGCCACGGGTGCAGGAGCTCGCCGACGGACTCATCGACCGGTTCGCCGCCACCGGCAGCGCCGACCTCATCCACGAGTTCGCCTTCCCGCTCCCCATCTACGCCATCTGCGACCTGCTCGGCGTACCCCGCGAGGACCAGGACGACTTCCGGGACTGGGCGGGCATGATGATCCGCCACGGCGGGGGGCCACGGGGCGGGGTCGCGCGGTCGGTGAAGAAGATGCGGGGTTACCTCGCCGACCTCATCCACCGCAAGCGCGCCGCGCTGACACCCGAGCCCGGCCCCGGGGAGGACCTCATCTCCGGCCTCATCCGCGCCTCCGACCACGGTGAGCACCTCACCGAGAACGAGGCCGCGGCCATGGCCTTCATCCTGCTCTTCGCGGGTTTCGAGACCACCGTGAACCTGGTGGGCAACGGCACGTACGCCCTGCTCACGCACCCGGAGCAGCGGGCCCGTCTGCAGTCGTCCCTGGCCGACGGCGAGCGCGCCCTGCTGGAGACCGGGGTGGAGGAACTCCTGCGCTACGACGGTCCGGTGGAGCTTGCCACCTGGCGCTTCGCCACCCGGCCGCTCACCCTCGGCGGGCAGGACATCGCGGCGGGCGATCCCGTCCTGGTCGTCCTCGCCGCCGCCGACCGGGACCCGGAGCGGTTCACGGACCCCGACACCCTGGACCTCTCCCGCAGTGACAGCCAGCACCTCGGGTACGGCCACGGCATCCACTACTGCCTGGGCGCCCCGCTCGCCCGGCTGGAGGGGCAGACGGCGCTCGCCACGCTCCTCACCCGCCTGCCGGACCTGAGCCTCGCCGCGGACCCGGCACAACTGCGCTGGCGCGGCGGGCTCATCATGCGAGGACTGCGCACCCTGCCCGTGTCGTTCACACCGGTCGCACCGATGGCCGGAGACGTTTCGACGTCTCCGCAAAAGTGA
- a CDS encoding nucleoside triphosphate pyrophosphohydrolase — MNAHSSDATPDPGRIVLLTTSHRVAPGLLSWPAWQALRAADRVLCADAAHPQLPYLREAGLRVDEGAPTAEELVAACAGGRTVVVVATGEGEPALTDGLARLAGSGRLRMPDLELLPASYDLPGARLLDLVQVMDRIRVECPWSSRRTHEGLAKYAIEEAYELVEAIEDGDRDELREELGDVLLQVVFHARIAEEDPDAPFSVDDVAGTIVTKLIHRHPHVFGDETATTPEEVREHWLRTKAAEKQRTSVTEGVPLGQPGLALAAKLASRVRTAGLTVPLPSGEGIGYELLSLAARAEAEGTDPEAALRAAARAYRDAIREVEG; from the coding sequence GTGAACGCACACAGCTCCGACGCCACCCCCGACCCCGGCCGCATCGTCCTGCTCACCACGAGCCACCGTGTGGCCCCCGGTCTGCTGTCCTGGCCCGCCTGGCAGGCCCTGCGCGCCGCCGACCGCGTGCTGTGCGCCGACGCGGCGCACCCGCAGCTGCCGTACCTGCGCGAGGCGGGCCTACGGGTCGACGAGGGGGCCCCGACCGCCGAGGAACTGGTCGCGGCCTGCGCCGGCGGCCGCACGGTGGTGGTCGTGGCGACCGGCGAGGGCGAGCCCGCGCTCACCGACGGACTGGCCCGCCTCGCCGGCTCCGGCCGTCTGCGGATGCCGGACCTTGAGCTGCTCCCCGCCTCCTACGACCTCCCGGGCGCCCGCCTCCTCGACCTCGTCCAGGTCATGGACCGCATCCGCGTCGAATGCCCCTGGTCGTCCCGGCGCACCCACGAGGGGCTGGCCAAGTACGCCATCGAGGAGGCGTACGAGCTCGTCGAGGCGATCGAGGACGGCGACCGCGACGAACTCCGCGAGGAGCTGGGCGACGTACTCCTCCAGGTCGTCTTCCACGCCCGCATCGCCGAGGAGGACCCCGACGCACCGTTCTCCGTCGACGACGTGGCCGGCACCATCGTCACCAAACTGATCCACCGCCACCCGCACGTCTTCGGCGACGAGACGGCGACCACCCCCGAGGAGGTCAGGGAGCACTGGCTGCGCACCAAGGCCGCCGAGAAGCAGCGCACCTCGGTCACCGAGGGCGTCCCGCTCGGCCAGCCCGGCCTCGCCCTCGCCGCCAAGCTCGCCTCCCGGGTCCGTACGGCGGGCCTCACCGTCCCGCTCCCCTCCGGCGAGGGGATCGGCTACGAACTCCTGTCCCTCGCCGCACGCGCCGAGGCCGAGGGCACGGACCCGGAGGCGGCCCTGAGAGCGGCGGCCCGCGCCTACCGGGACGCGATCAGGGAGGTCGAGGGGTGA
- a CDS encoding SurA N-terminal domain-containing protein, with protein MHRRRRTALLLTAAIAAAAPLLTACGNDAHPGSAAVVGDQRITVAQLENRVDEVREAQRAAVPDDTQYQQVLARTGTLTRDTLHSMVLDRVLHRAAQEAGVTVSRREVQEMRGGLEEQAGGAKELETVWLQQYGVPPERLDENLRLQLEAQKLAESLGTDTSRPEFWQALSKASAELDVDLNPRYGDWDVQKSSRVDTKTPWLREITAQRTQQTA; from the coding sequence TTGCACCGCCGCCGTCGCACCGCGCTCCTGCTCACCGCCGCGATCGCCGCCGCGGCGCCCCTGCTCACCGCCTGCGGCAACGACGCGCATCCGGGATCGGCGGCCGTCGTCGGCGACCAGCGGATCACCGTCGCCCAGCTGGAGAACCGCGTCGACGAGGTGCGCGAGGCACAGCGGGCCGCCGTCCCGGACGACACCCAGTACCAGCAGGTCCTCGCCCGCACCGGCACCCTCACCCGCGACACCCTGCACAGCATGGTCCTCGACCGGGTCCTGCACCGCGCCGCCCAGGAGGCGGGGGTGACCGTCAGCCGCAGGGAGGTGCAGGAGATGCGCGGCGGACTGGAGGAGCAGGCCGGCGGCGCCAAGGAGCTGGAGACGGTCTGGCTGCAGCAGTACGGCGTCCCCCCGGAGCGCCTCGACGAGAACCTCCGCCTCCAGCTGGAGGCCCAGAAGCTCGCCGAGAGCCTCGGCACCGACACCAGCCGTCCCGAGTTCTGGCAGGCCCTGTCCAAGGCCTCGGCCGAGCTGGACGTCGACCTCAATCCCCGCTACGGCGACTGGGACGTCCAGAAGAGCAGCCGCGTCGACACGAAGACGCCGTGGCTGCGGGAAATCACGGCGCAGCGCACCCAGCAGACGGCGTAA